From a region of the Triticum aestivum cultivar Chinese Spring chromosome 7D, IWGSC CS RefSeq v2.1, whole genome shotgun sequence genome:
- the LOC123169899 gene encoding tRNA dimethylallyltransferase 9, with product MCCEMRPGFGFGSARRGIWRSWPALCSQQQQRFSSSLCSAKKLHVAATSLPPQLPKARKKSKVIVISGPTGAGKSRLALEVARRLGGEIISADSVQVYRSLDVGSAKPSASEMSMVPHHLIDIMHACEDYSAGMFFSDARRATQDVLARGSVPVVAGGTGLYLRWFIYGKPNVPQSSSNIISSVWSELAGFRESGRWEEAVELLLKAGDPEARDLDTNNWARLSRRLEIIRSSGSPASAFTLPYSSFQKQQDTKLTDSPSNDATCEAKELEYDFLCFFLACPRVELYRSIDLRCEEMLADTGGLLSEAAWLIDIGLQPNMNSATRAIGYRQTMEYLLHCRQNGGSSSPEEFLEFLTKFQQTSRNFSRRQMTWFRNEKIYQWVDASQPFEAIVQFICDAYNGSDALVLPESLEMKRESCVHTSKDLKTYRSENKVFLGHEECCHVLDWIRRTQGK from the coding sequence ATGTGCTGTGAAATGAGGCCGGGGTTCGGGTTCGGGTCCGCGCGGCGCGGCATCTGGAGGAGCTGGCCTGCCCTGTGCTCACAGCAGCAGCAGCGCTTCTCCTCGTCTCTCTGCTCGGCAAAGAAGCTGCACGTCGCAGCCACGTCTCTGCCGCCGCAGCTGCCCAAGGCGAGGAAGAAGAGCAAGGTCATTGTGATATCAGGCCCCACCGGCGCTGGGAAGAGCAGGCTCGCGCTGGAGGTGGCCAGGAGGCTTGGGGGAGAGATCATCAGCGCGGACTCGGTGCAGGTGTACCGCAGCCTCGACGTCGGCTCCGCCAAGCCATCCGCTTCGGAGATGAGCATGGTGCCGCACCACCTCATCGACATCATGCACGCGTGTGAGGATTACTCAGCTGGGATGTTCTTTAGCGATGCGCGAAGGGCGACTCAGGATGTTCTTGCCAGGGGCTCTGTGCCTGTTGTCGCAGGAGGGACTGGGCTCTACTTACGGTGGTTTATCTATGGCAAGCCAAATGTTCCACAGTCATCCTCCAACATCATATCGAGTGTGTGGTCTGAGCTCGCTGGCTTTCGTGAGAGCGGTCGGTGGGAGGAAGCGGTGGAGCTCCTGCTCAAGGCCGGGGACCCTGAAGCTCGGGACTTGGATACGAATAACTGGGCCAGGTTAAGCAGAAGGCTCGAGATCATCAGGTCATCTGGTTCCCCTGCATCTGCCTTCACCCTACCATACAGCTCGTTTCAGAAGCAGCAAGACACGAAGCTAACTGATTCCCCAAGCAATGATGCAACCTGTGAAGCGAAGGAACTGGAGTATGATTTCCTATGTTTTTTCCTCGCATGCCCACGGGTTGAACTCTACAGATCAATTGATTTGAGGTGTGAGGAAATGCTGGCTGACACAGGAGGCCTTCTTTCAGAAGCCGCATGGCTTATTGATATCGGGTTGCAGCCAAATATGAACTCTGCAACCCGTGCTATCGGTTACAGGCAAACCATGGAGTACCTGTTGCATTGCAGACAGAACGGAGGCAGTAGCTCCCCAGAGGAGTTCTTGGAGTTCCTGACAAAGTTTCAGCAAACGTCTAGGAACTTCTCAAGGAGGCAAATGACCTGGTTCCGCAATGAGAAGATTTACCAGTGGGTTGATGCGTCGCAGCCTTTTGAAGCAATCGTGCAATTTATATGTGATGCTTACAATGGCTCTGATGCATTGGTGCTGCCTGAATCGCTTGAAATGAAAAGGGAAAGTTGCGTGCACACGAGCAAGGATCTCAAAACCTATCGTTCAGAGAACAAGGTGTTCCTTGGGCATGAAGAGTGTTGTCACGTTTTGGATTGGATTAGAAGGACGCAGGGGAAGTGA